A section of the Pedobacter sp. HDW13 genome encodes:
- a CDS encoding RagB/SusD family nutrient uptake outer membrane protein, translated as MKKILFGILFALTGALIFTSCQKIEVPVTSELTPETYPQTAAQLTSASGAVYINLRSDYATTYFFLQSCSTDESVLPIFASDWIDGNKYLELHRHTWTKDNAWVAAGWSYLTNIIGTANQTISIISQSAPAGAAKSTNIAELKTMRALSYFMMMDLYGNVPLDTLYGATALKTNSPRAQVFSYIESELKAAIPYLKSTSGMATYGLPTKYLAYSILAKMYLNAAVYTGTARYDDCIAACDQMISSGLYAIEPMSTYLQMFYPTNGPTQKEFIFAIPFDAATSSGNMFLARYDLNRNLGIRYAYSGSTAGSFTNPVMNQSSGNGLANNKPSGPRMTTTEFYANFNDANDIRNKQWLTGPQYWPDGSPIMVSTTNLGYDQFYTGGTPAGTLTYALNLTPLSSSRLGAGSYDLGKDEIAWNTGYRNIKFLPDYTNPTNRNQNNDMPLFRYSDIILMKAEAIFRGGTPTLGATALGLVNSVRSNRTTSAPLGALTLDILYNERSKEFTWETWHRNDMIRFGKFENTYGLSKTNTDTYRRIFPIPSTAIATNNTLVQNPGYN; from the coding sequence ATGAAAAAGATATTATTTGGAATATTATTTGCACTTACCGGGGCATTAATATTCACCTCCTGCCAAAAAATTGAGGTACCTGTTACTTCAGAACTTACACCAGAAACCTATCCCCAAACAGCAGCACAGTTAACATCGGCATCGGGGGCGGTATATATCAATTTAAGGAGCGATTATGCCACCACCTATTTCTTTTTACAAAGCTGCTCAACAGACGAATCGGTGCTGCCCATCTTTGCTTCCGATTGGATTGACGGGAATAAGTACCTCGAATTACATCGCCACACCTGGACAAAAGATAATGCCTGGGTTGCAGCAGGCTGGTCGTACCTAACCAACATTATTGGTACCGCCAATCAAACCATTTCAATTATTAGCCAATCAGCGCCAGCGGGTGCAGCAAAAAGCACCAACATTGCAGAATTAAAAACCATGCGCGCCCTGTCGTACTTTATGATGATGGATTTATATGGTAATGTTCCCTTAGATACGCTATATGGTGCTACAGCATTGAAAACAAATTCGCCCAGGGCACAGGTTTTCAGCTATATTGAAAGTGAGCTTAAAGCGGCTATCCCTTATTTAAAATCCACTTCTGGTATGGCAACATATGGTTTACCAACCAAATACCTGGCTTATTCTATATTGGCAAAAATGTACCTGAATGCAGCTGTATATACCGGCACAGCGCGTTACGATGACTGTATAGCTGCCTGCGACCAAATGATCAGCTCGGGTTTATATGCTATAGAACCCATGTCTACCTATTTGCAAATGTTTTATCCCACTAACGGGCCAACGCAAAAGGAGTTTATTTTTGCCATTCCGTTTGATGCGGCAACCAGCTCGGGTAACATGTTTTTGGCCCGTTACGATTTAAACCGGAACCTGGGCATCCGCTATGCGTACTCAGGCTCTACAGCTGGCTCATTTACCAACCCGGTTATGAACCAAAGCAGTGGTAATGGGCTGGCTAACAACAAACCAAGTGGACCAAGAATGACCACAACCGAGTTTTATGCCAATTTTAATGATGCGAACGATATCAGAAATAAACAATGGCTTACCGGTCCGCAATACTGGCCAGATGGAAGCCCGATTATGGTGAGCACCACGAATTTAGGTTACGATCAGTTTTACACCGGAGGTACACCAGCCGGAACGTTAACTTATGCATTAAATTTAACTCCGTTAAGTAGTTCGCGTTTAGGCGCAGGTTCTTACGATTTGGGCAAGGATGAAATTGCATGGAATACCGGTTACAGGAACATTAAATTTTTACCCGATTACACCAACCCAACTAACCGTAACCAAAACAACGACATGCCTTTGTTCCGTTACTCAGATATTATATTAATGAAAGCTGAAGCCATTTTCAGAGGCGGCACGCCAACATTAGGTGCCACGGCATTGGGTTTGGTAAACAGTGTAAGGAGCAACCGTACCACATCTGCACCGCTTGGCGCCTTAACTTTAGATATCTTGTATAACGAGCGTTCAAAAGAGTTTACCTGGGAAACCTGGCACCGCAACGATATGATCAGATTTGGAAAATTCGAGAACACCTACGGTTTATCGAAAACCAATACCGATACTTATCGCCGTATATTCCCGATTCCAAGTACAGCTATTGCTACCAACAATACCCTGGTACAAAATCCCGGATATAACTAA
- a CDS encoding SusC/RagA family TonB-linked outer membrane protein, with the protein MKSKFKSLNYGCIILLFLLISQSFNVAFAQTERKITGNLLDNANMPIIGASVSVKGTNKVTVTGDNGAFSITAKTGDKLVFTFMGYEPKELTIGTGSNYKVTISEANTSLTDVVVVGYGKGSRKGLSSAITSVKPEELNKGAIADVGQLLQGKVPGLNISASGDPNKPAAVILRGASTINSPGAPFYVIDGIPGADIAAIAPADIASIDVLKDAAATAIYGNRAASGVIIVTTKRGKSGKPQLNYSGYVAAEKVSNQLDLMDADQLRTYLTANKVAFSPNDDKGENVNWMKAIERSTAYSQNHNLSFSGGTDHSNYSASLNYFNKEGILSKSSLNRIIGRLNIDQYAFNDKVKFSLNLSNSSSKSINEPLQNIVLLQAAKRLPVSPIFNADGTYFENLNNTGYFNPLAIADNAQDETKYNVLIGGFNTEVKLPFGFTYNINLSYQKTTANHGEFYSSYFGKYPTSNFYNNPDPGIGIAHTLIGGVFGTNGSALRSTFENTNKILETFLTWDKKIGDHTLNAVLGYSYQDNIVGDGFQTSSTNFPTDFVGFQNLTLGNPYAIPSYRINLGNDLTYARILSISDFFRLNYNYKGRYLLQGSIRRDGSSAFGKNNQWGYFPSVGLAWRVSEEGFMKGQSFVSDLKIRASYGVTGNSSGIGAYYGQLIYGISGTYYNNGVQAAAYAPIQGSNPDLKWERTSTKNLGVDFGFLNNKITGSVDVYDKNTNGMLFKYGVPPALVPGGQLYANGGSINNKGIEVSLNVSPVTTKSFSWLSTINMAYNKNKITSLQGPISNADSIRYSDPEGPGQTNATLQILKVGYPLGQFFTLKYAGKDASGNSLFYKRDGSTTTTPGIGTDYFYLGNAQPKVLMGWSNTFKYKELELNIFLRGTFGNKIFNATKADLSYTAGAAVNNILNSAADDKVTDTRNSFYSDRYIENGSYVRLDNATLGYNFKNPVKYVNNVRVYLSTNNLFTITGYKGIDPEINQGGAAPGIDYNNFYPKTRTFLLGLNASF; encoded by the coding sequence ATGAAATCAAAATTCAAAAGCTTAAATTATGGCTGCATTATTTTGCTCTTTCTGCTTATCAGCCAATCGTTCAACGTTGCCTTTGCGCAAACTGAACGAAAAATTACAGGAAACTTATTGGATAATGCCAATATGCCTATAATAGGGGCCTCCGTTTCGGTTAAAGGAACCAATAAGGTTACCGTTACCGGCGACAATGGCGCATTTAGTATTACCGCAAAAACGGGCGACAAACTTGTTTTTACCTTTATGGGTTACGAGCCAAAAGAACTTACCATAGGTACGGGTTCTAACTACAAAGTAACCATTAGCGAAGCCAATACCTCACTTACAGATGTTGTTGTGGTAGGCTACGGAAAAGGTTCGCGCAAGGGCCTATCGAGTGCCATTACTTCGGTAAAACCCGAAGAATTAAATAAAGGCGCAATTGCAGATGTTGGCCAGTTGCTACAAGGTAAAGTTCCGGGTCTGAACATTAGCGCCAGTGGCGACCCAAACAAACCTGCGGCAGTAATTTTACGTGGTGCATCTACCATTAACAGTCCGGGAGCACCCTTTTACGTAATTGATGGTATCCCCGGAGCCGATATTGCAGCGATAGCGCCTGCCGATATTGCATCAATCGATGTGTTAAAAGATGCTGCAGCAACTGCTATTTATGGTAACCGTGCGGCTAGTGGTGTAATCATAGTAACCACTAAACGTGGTAAATCAGGCAAGCCACAGTTAAACTACAGTGGCTATGTAGCTGCTGAAAAAGTAAGTAATCAGCTCGATTTAATGGATGCCGATCAATTAAGAACTTACCTTACTGCCAACAAGGTAGCATTTTCGCCAAATGATGATAAAGGCGAAAATGTAAACTGGATGAAAGCCATTGAGCGTTCTACTGCTTATTCGCAAAACCACAACCTTTCCTTTAGCGGAGGTACCGATCACAGCAACTACAGCGCCAGCTTAAACTATTTTAATAAAGAGGGTATTTTATCTAAAAGTTCATTAAACCGTATTATTGGCCGGTTAAACATCGATCAGTATGCCTTTAACGATAAAGTAAAATTCAGTTTAAACCTGTCTAACTCAAGTAGCAAATCTATTAACGAACCATTACAAAACATTGTATTGCTACAGGCCGCAAAACGCTTACCTGTTTCTCCAATTTTCAATGCAGATGGAACTTACTTCGAAAACCTGAATAACACAGGTTACTTTAATCCTTTGGCTATTGCCGATAATGCACAGGACGAAACAAAATACAACGTTTTAATTGGCGGCTTTAATACGGAAGTTAAACTGCCTTTCGGTTTTACCTACAACATTAACCTTTCTTATCAAAAAACAACTGCTAACCATGGCGAGTTCTACAGCAGTTATTTTGGGAAATACCCAACATCGAACTTTTATAACAATCCCGATCCAGGTATTGGCATTGCACACACCCTTATTGGTGGTGTATTTGGCACCAACGGATCGGCTTTAAGAAGCACCTTCGAAAACACCAATAAAATATTAGAAACCTTCTTAACCTGGGATAAGAAAATTGGCGATCACACCTTAAATGCTGTTCTGGGCTATAGCTATCAGGATAATATTGTTGGTGATGGTTTTCAAACTTCAAGTACAAATTTCCCAACTGATTTTGTTGGCTTCCAAAACCTTACTTTGGGTAATCCCTATGCCATTCCGTCTTACCGCATTAATTTAGGAAACGACCTAACCTATGCAAGAATTTTGTCAATCTCCGATTTTTTCAGGTTAAACTATAACTACAAGGGTAGATATCTTTTACAAGGTTCAATCAGACGTGACGGAAGCTCAGCCTTTGGTAAAAATAACCAATGGGGCTATTTCCCATCCGTTGGTTTAGCCTGGAGAGTAAGCGAAGAAGGTTTTATGAAAGGACAATCTTTCGTTAGTGATTTAAAAATCCGTGCCAGTTATGGCGTTACCGGGAACTCATCGGGTATAGGTGCCTATTATGGACAGTTAATTTATGGCATTAGTGGTACTTACTACAATAATGGCGTTCAGGCAGCAGCCTATGCACCAATACAAGGTTCAAACCCCGATTTGAAGTGGGAAAGAACATCAACCAAAAACCTTGGTGTTGATTTTGGATTCTTAAACAACAAAATTACAGGTAGTGTAGATGTGTATGATAAAAACACAAATGGCATGCTTTTCAAATACGGTGTACCACCTGCACTTGTTCCCGGTGGCCAATTGTATGCAAACGGTGGTAGCATCAACAATAAAGGTATCGAAGTAAGCTTAAATGTATCGCCGGTTACTACCAAAAGTTTCTCTTGGTTAAGCACCATTAACATGGCTTACAACAAAAACAAAATTACCAGCTTACAAGGCCCAATCTCCAATGCCGATTCTATTCGTTACTCAGATCCTGAAGGACCGGGACAAACCAATGCAACTTTACAAATCCTAAAAGTGGGTTACCCGCTTGGCCAGTTTTTCACGCTAAAATATGCAGGTAAAGATGCCAGTGGTAATTCATTGTTTTATAAGCGCGATGGTTCTACAACAACCACTCCGGGCATTGGAACCGATTATTTTTACCTGGGCAATGCACAGCCAAAAGTGTTAATGGGCTGGAGCAACACCTTCAAGTATAAAGAATTAGAGCTGAACATCTTTTTAAGGGGAACCTTTGGCAATAAAATATTTAACGCCACCAAAGCAGATTTATCTTACACCGCAGGTGCAGCAGTGAATAACATACTAAACAGCGCTGCCGATGATAAAGTAACGGATACCAGAAACTCGTTCTACTCAGATCGTTATATCGAAAATGGTTCTTATGTGCGTTTGGATAATGCAACTTTAGGCTACAATTTTAAAAACCCGGTTAAGTATGTAAATAATGTTAGGGTTTATTTATCAACCAATAACTTATTTACCATTACAGGGTACAAGGGAATTGATCCTGAGATTAATCAAGGCGGTGCTGCCCCGGGTATAGATTATAACAACTTCTACCCGAAAACCCGTACGTTTTTACTCGGTCTTAACGCATCATTTTAA
- a CDS encoding inositol oxygenase family protein: MSNENTLSKDNQNPLKNLDQWEEDILIRYPDPTSINADKKEEQFRNYEETEKDGVKEFYKLNHTYQTYDFVQQKKAEYLKFDKEEMPVWSAFDFLNKLVDDSDPDTDLDQMQHLLQTSEAIRNDGHPDWMVLVGLIHDMGKVLCLYGEPQWAVVGDTFPVGCAYSDKIVYPEFFKLNPDINNPEYQTKLGVYTQNCGLDNVHMSWGHDEYVYHMMKPYIPEAGLYMLRYHSFYAQHRENAYDHLMSEKDHELFKWVRLFNPYDLYSKNPNQKSWAELKPYYEALVAKYLPTSIKF, from the coding sequence ATGAGCAACGAAAACACACTTTCGAAGGACAATCAGAATCCATTGAAAAATCTTGACCAATGGGAAGAGGATATCTTAATCCGCTACCCGGATCCGACAAGTATTAATGCGGATAAAAAAGAAGAACAGTTCAGAAATTACGAAGAAACAGAGAAAGATGGCGTAAAGGAATTTTACAAATTAAACCATACCTACCAAACCTACGATTTTGTTCAGCAGAAAAAAGCTGAATACTTGAAATTCGATAAAGAAGAAATGCCCGTTTGGAGTGCTTTTGATTTCCTGAATAAACTGGTTGATGATTCTGACCCTGATACCGATCTGGACCAGATGCAACATCTTTTACAAACATCGGAAGCGATCCGCAATGATGGCCACCCCGATTGGATGGTACTGGTTGGCCTGATACACGACATGGGAAAAGTGCTCTGCCTTTACGGAGAACCACAATGGGCAGTAGTAGGCGATACCTTTCCGGTTGGCTGTGCCTATTCAGATAAAATCGTATATCCCGAATTCTTTAAGCTTAATCCTGATATTAATAATCCAGAATATCAAACCAAATTGGGCGTATATACCCAAAACTGCGGTTTGGATAACGTACACATGTCGTGGGGGCACGATGAATATGTGTACCACATGATGAAACCCTACATTCCAGAGGCGGGTTTGTACATGCTCAGGTACCACTCTTTTTATGCCCAGCACCGCGAAAACGCTTACGATCATTTGATGAGCGAAAAAGACCACGAGCTGTTTAAATGGGTAAGACTTTTTAATCCATACGACCTCTACTCGAAAAACCCCAACCAAAAAAGCTGGGCAGAACTAAAACCTTATTACGAAGCTCTTGTGGCTAAATATCTTCCTACCAGCATTAAGTTTTAA